Proteins from one Brevibacillus humidisoli genomic window:
- a CDS encoding IS3 family transposase, which translates to MVQALHREGHPIPRIASALQLNRTYCYALLKPLRTQKRQRPDEAEIKAEIRQLCTEHPTNGYRRIRVWMKKKYQRVINHKRVYRIMKERNLLVATKAYAARRKKEKGKIPVERSNQHFQTDMTKVWCGKDGWGYLFAVIDAYDREIVGYSFSRFCRTDELLQAVNMAIDYRFPTGVKGQGLRIRSDNGCQMTSKRYVQALKDAGIKQERTGYNNPDADAYIERWFRTLKEETVWVQEYLSFSEAKQDIEEYIRFYNEERPHSALRYQSPTEFRKSQMAHAA; encoded by the coding sequence TTGGTTCAGGCTCTCCATCGTGAAGGGCATCCGATCCCGCGCATTGCTTCTGCCCTTCAACTGAATCGAACGTATTGCTACGCTCTGCTTAAGCCCTTGCGGACACAAAAGCGCCAACGTCCTGATGAAGCCGAAATCAAAGCCGAGATACGCCAATTGTGCACAGAGCACCCGACCAACGGCTATCGTCGCATCCGGGTGTGGATGAAGAAAAAATACCAGCGTGTCATCAATCATAAGCGTGTCTACCGGATCATGAAAGAACGGAATCTGTTGGTCGCCACCAAGGCATACGCCGCACGGCGTAAAAAAGAGAAAGGTAAGATCCCCGTCGAACGGTCCAACCAACATTTTCAAACAGATATGACCAAGGTGTGGTGCGGGAAAGACGGATGGGGATACCTCTTTGCGGTGATTGATGCCTATGATCGAGAGATTGTTGGCTACAGCTTTTCTCGCTTCTGCCGGACGGATGAACTGCTTCAAGCAGTGAACATGGCCATTGATTATCGGTTTCCAACGGGTGTCAAGGGGCAAGGGTTACGTATTCGCAGTGATAACGGTTGCCAGATGACCAGCAAACGCTATGTACAAGCTCTCAAGGATGCAGGGATCAAACAGGAACGAACGGGCTACAACAATCCCGATGCAGACGCTTACATCGAGAGATGGTTTCGTACGCTCAAAGAAGAAACGGTTTGGGTGCAAGAATACCTGTCTTTTTCCGAGGCGAAACAAGACATTGAGGAATACATCCGATTCTATAATGAGGAGCGTCCACACTCTGCTTTGCGGTACCAATCACCGACCGAGTTTCGGAAGTCGCAGATGGCTCATGCTGCATAA
- the istA gene encoding IS21 family transposase yields MLAMAEVNYIRHETNTKGRSYSSVARQMNMDRRTIKKYSEMEDFNQEVKSVQTRKANVMDPVKPIVDQWLLEDMGKKKKFRRTAKRIYTLLVSEHGFQGSDRTIRAYVAKRKAALLDESNDTALPLEAKAGTAQVDFGEAPFKHRGKEVILPFLVLSFPYSNSFLFQVFPSQNRECFLQGLTNMFAFLEGVPHTIRFDNLSPAVKKVLPNGERQVTEEFARFVAHYGFQYEFCNPGSGNEKGHVEAMVKYIRNNYLLPEIHYEDLSVLNEKTLNWSLGDRKRCHYEKDTLIAELYLEDKERFLQLPGKAYECVRFEQVKADKYGIVRIDQKQYSTSPRFAGQAVLAKISFDTISLLNEENEVIVRHPRLYGETKKSMDWQPYLTLMAKRPTALKYSSFYDQLPEEWKAFFGECTVEEKRNALQLLSVILKEQDFDISLQALRIASEHGHPTTESIKHVYYQLVNGRGIRETLSLPPSVPSTRNSSRGLSHYDRLMIMPGGEQR; encoded by the coding sequence ATGTTAGCAATGGCTGAAGTCAATTATATCAGACATGAAACAAACACAAAAGGTCGCTCCTACTCTTCTGTTGCAAGACAGATGAATATGGATCGCAGGACAATCAAGAAGTATTCGGAGATGGAGGATTTCAATCAGGAGGTGAAGTCTGTACAGACAAGGAAAGCCAATGTAATGGATCCGGTTAAACCAATCGTTGATCAATGGCTACTTGAAGATATGGGGAAGAAAAAGAAGTTCAGAAGAACCGCAAAGCGAATCTATACTCTTCTCGTTTCGGAACATGGATTCCAAGGCTCTGACCGTACGATTCGTGCCTATGTGGCGAAAAGGAAAGCCGCCTTATTGGACGAGAGCAATGACACTGCCTTACCGTTAGAGGCGAAGGCCGGCACAGCACAGGTAGATTTTGGGGAAGCTCCTTTTAAGCACAGGGGAAAAGAGGTCATCTTGCCCTTCCTCGTCCTCTCATTCCCTTACAGCAATTCATTCCTGTTTCAAGTGTTCCCTTCCCAAAACCGGGAGTGTTTTCTACAAGGACTGACGAACATGTTCGCCTTTCTAGAAGGCGTGCCGCATACGATCCGTTTCGATAACCTGTCACCTGCGGTGAAGAAAGTGCTGCCAAACGGGGAACGGCAAGTAACAGAGGAATTCGCTCGTTTTGTTGCCCATTATGGCTTCCAATATGAATTCTGCAATCCGGGAAGCGGAAACGAGAAAGGGCACGTGGAAGCAATGGTCAAATACATACGAAACAACTATCTGTTGCCGGAAATCCACTATGAAGACCTGTCGGTCTTGAATGAGAAGACCCTGAATTGGAGCCTGGGGGATCGGAAACGTTGCCACTATGAAAAGGATACCCTGATTGCCGAACTATATTTGGAAGACAAGGAGCGCTTCCTCCAACTGCCCGGTAAAGCGTACGAATGCGTTCGGTTCGAGCAGGTCAAAGCGGATAAATACGGAATCGTCCGTATTGACCAAAAGCAATATTCCACTTCGCCACGCTTTGCGGGACAAGCGGTATTGGCGAAGATCTCATTTGATACGATCTCGCTTCTGAACGAGGAAAATGAAGTGATCGTACGCCACCCCAGATTATATGGGGAGACAAAGAAGTCGATGGACTGGCAACCTTATCTGACCTTGATGGCAAAGAGGCCAACCGCTTTGAAATACAGCTCATTCTACGATCAATTGCCGGAGGAATGGAAAGCCTTTTTCGGTGAATGTACAGTCGAGGAGAAACGGAATGCTCTCCAACTTTTATCCGTCATATTAAAGGAACAGGATTTCGACATATCTCTACAAGCCCTACGGATTGCATCCGAACATGGACATCCTACCACGGAATCCATCAAGCACGTCTATTATCAGCTTGTGAATGGACGAGGCATTCGAGAAACACTGTCGCTTCCGCCTTCAGTGCCATCAACTAGAAATTCAAGCAGAGGCCTCTCTCATTATGATCGGTTGATGATTATGCCAGGAGGTGAGCAGCGGTGA
- the istB gene encoding IS21-like element helper ATPase IstB — MRSLIEEHAKRLKLSWIRENYHAVEAETHEEFLLCLFEREIQQREERKLNLLLSQSCLPDISGKQLEWHGIHMNGNITKEEILQGRFIERKENLILYGGVGVGKTLMAALAGWNCIQKSQKRVRFYTVAQLVNSLLEVNEKGTLGRLFKQIESLDLLILDELGYVPLHKQGAELLFQVINLCYEKRSVIITTNLQFGQWNHVFGDPILTEAFIDRLIHYSHLIVFNRDSFRHKDSLMNR, encoded by the coding sequence GTGAGAAGCCTCATTGAAGAGCATGCCAAGCGTTTGAAATTAAGTTGGATACGGGAGAATTATCACGCGGTGGAAGCTGAAACACATGAAGAATTTCTGCTCTGCTTATTCGAAAGGGAAATACAGCAACGAGAGGAACGGAAGCTCAATCTCCTTCTCAGTCAATCCTGTTTGCCGGATATATCTGGCAAGCAGCTAGAATGGCACGGTATTCATATGAATGGAAACATTACAAAGGAAGAAATCTTGCAAGGCAGGTTCATAGAGAGAAAAGAGAATTTAATCCTATATGGAGGCGTCGGGGTCGGGAAAACGCTTATGGCAGCCTTGGCAGGCTGGAACTGCATCCAAAAAAGCCAAAAACGGGTGCGCTTCTATACAGTCGCTCAACTCGTGAACAGCCTGTTAGAGGTTAACGAGAAGGGAACTCTTGGTAGGCTGTTTAAACAAATAGAGAGCCTGGATCTATTAATTCTTGATGAATTAGGCTATGTACCCCTTCACAAGCAAGGAGCAGAGTTACTGTTTCAAGTGATCAATCTGTGTTATGAAAAGCGTAGTGTCATCATAACCACGAACTTACAGTTCGGCCAATGGAATCACGTTTTTGGCGATCCAATACTGACGGAAGCATTCATTGATCGTCTCATTCACTATTCGCATTTGATTGTTTTTAATCGTGATAGTTTTCGTCATAAGGATTCACTGATGAATCGATGA
- a CDS encoding type I restriction enzyme HsdR N-terminal domain-containing protein codes for MMLKDWILENIVDFNSNVKSEEDLKIKVIIPYLKQLGYEEAEFRYENPIQVVIGSKKTTVFSDIEVLINGKVELVIDVKKPTKSITEKDVLQSTSVMPPKSPDKFLLFYVRTFSDHLNRRMICDMRQGRHLTHIADHPLSRIGRKKHRYAA; via the coding sequence ATGATGCTAAAAGATTGGATACTAGAGAACATAGTGGATTTTAACTCGAATGTTAAATCAGAAGAAGACTTGAAAATTAAAGTAATCATTCCATATCTTAAACAGCTAGGTTATGAAGAAGCTGAGTTTAGATATGAAAATCCTATTCAAGTTGTAATAGGTTCAAAGAAAACCACTGTATTCTCAGATATCGAAGTATTAATAAATGGTAAAGTGGAACTTGTGATTGATGTCAAAAAACCGACAAAATCTATTACTGAAAAAGACGTCTTGCAATCTACGAGCGTAATGCCCCCCAAAAGTCCAGACAAATTTTTGCTGTTTTACGTTAGAACGTTTTCCGACCACCTGAATCGTAGGATGATCTGCGATATGCGTCAAGGAAGGCACTTGACCCATATCGCAGATCACCCTCTGTCTCGGATAGGTCGGAAAAAGCATCGTTATGCAGCATGA
- the bioB gene encoding biotin synthase BioB, with protein sequence MEFVIKAQDWKRLAKEVIGGYPISREEALAILRSPDDQLLEVMQAAYLIRSTYYGKKVKLNMIINAKSGLCPEDCGYCSQSIVSEAPIDKYAWLTKETILKGAEEAIRRKAGTYCIVASGRRPTDKEIEHVIGAVEEIRATTDLKICCCLGFLNEEHATRLAAAGVHRYNHNLNTSKQNYRNITSTHTYEDRVDTVVKAKEAGISPCSGAIFGMGESDEEAVEIAFALRELDADSIPCNFLHAIEGTPLEGRKELHPRRCLRLLAMMRFVNPTKEIRISGGREVNLRSLQPLGLYAANAIFVGDYLTTGGQEPTEDWSMIEDLGFEIETCAL encoded by the coding sequence GTGGAATTCGTGATAAAGGCACAGGATTGGAAGAGATTGGCGAAAGAAGTAATAGGGGGTTATCCGATTTCCAGGGAGGAAGCTTTAGCTATTCTTCGCTCCCCCGATGATCAGCTTCTTGAGGTGATGCAAGCGGCTTATCTGATTCGGAGCACGTATTATGGCAAAAAAGTAAAACTGAATATGATCATAAATGCGAAGTCAGGCTTGTGTCCCGAGGATTGCGGCTATTGCTCCCAATCCATCGTCTCGGAAGCGCCGATCGACAAATACGCCTGGCTCACAAAAGAGACGATTCTCAAAGGAGCAGAGGAGGCGATCCGACGCAAGGCAGGCACGTACTGCATCGTCGCATCAGGACGACGACCTACGGATAAAGAGATTGAGCATGTGATCGGAGCGGTCGAGGAGATCCGGGCGACGACAGATCTGAAAATTTGCTGCTGCCTCGGTTTTTTGAATGAGGAACACGCCACCAGACTGGCTGCCGCCGGTGTTCACCGCTATAACCACAACCTGAATACAAGTAAGCAAAACTACCGGAATATCACCTCCACTCACACGTATGAGGACCGTGTAGATACCGTGGTGAAGGCGAAGGAAGCGGGGATATCTCCCTGTTCGGGGGCCATTTTTGGCATGGGGGAGAGCGACGAAGAAGCGGTAGAAATCGCATTTGCCCTGCGAGAACTGGATGCCGATTCGATCCCGTGCAACTTTTTACATGCCATTGAGGGCACCCCGCTGGAGGGGCGAAAAGAACTGCACCCGCGCCGGTGCTTGCGGCTTTTGGCGATGATGCGCTTCGTCAATCCAACCAAAGAGATCCGCATCTCGGGAGGACGCGAAGTAAATCTGAGGTCGCTGCAGCCGCTGGGACTCTATGCGGCTAATGCCATATTTGTCGGAGACTACCTGACGACAGGAGGGCAAGAGCCGACAGAAGACTGGAGCATGATTGAGGATTTGGGATTTGAGATCGAGACGTGTGCCTTGTAA
- a CDS encoding IS256 family transposase, translated as MAQYQINVDSQLLHQLFLGNSQDAGVAKLLESVLNQVLQAQVTEQVEADRYERTEDRQGYRNGSYPHPLHTRVGTIVLSVPRIRGAKFSTELFMRYQRSEQALILAMMEMVINGVSTRKVSQVTEELCGTEFSKSTVSDLCKRLDPIVTAWNNRPLSDSRFPFVLVDALYLKVREDGRVRSRGVMLGIGVNTDGHREVLGLMLGDTESEESWSEFFSWLKSRGLRGVDLVVSDDHGGLVRSIRQQLQGVAWQRCQTHFMRNVLDATPKGLKDEIYPRVRAILEAPDPATARMMLEQTIAAYEEKAAKAMRILEAGFDDATAVLSLPETYRKRLRTTNSVERLNEEVRRRERVIRIFPNRESVIRLIGALLMEQDEKWAAGKKYLDMAEYLEWRGNRPKSASKVTRIM; from the coding sequence ATGGCTCAATACCAGATTAACGTAGATTCGCAGCTTTTGCATCAACTGTTTCTAGGAAACTCCCAAGATGCCGGTGTAGCAAAACTGCTAGAATCGGTCTTAAACCAAGTCTTGCAAGCGCAGGTGACGGAACAAGTGGAAGCCGATCGTTACGAGCGTACCGAAGATCGACAAGGTTACCGGAATGGTTCTTATCCTCACCCATTACATACACGTGTCGGTACGATTGTGCTAAGTGTGCCCCGGATTCGTGGTGCCAAGTTTTCTACGGAACTCTTTATGCGCTACCAGCGAAGTGAACAAGCACTGATCCTCGCCATGATGGAAATGGTCATCAACGGTGTCTCCACACGTAAAGTGTCACAAGTGACGGAGGAGCTCTGCGGCACAGAGTTTTCGAAATCAACGGTCTCCGACCTGTGTAAACGTCTCGATCCAATCGTCACGGCTTGGAATAACCGTCCGCTGTCGGATAGCCGTTTTCCTTTTGTTCTCGTTGATGCGCTGTATCTGAAAGTGCGTGAAGACGGTCGTGTTCGCTCTCGAGGCGTAATGCTTGGTATTGGCGTGAATACAGATGGACACCGCGAAGTATTGGGCCTCATGTTGGGCGATACAGAGTCCGAAGAAAGCTGGAGCGAATTCTTCAGTTGGCTGAAGTCTCGTGGACTTCGCGGTGTGGATCTTGTTGTATCTGATGATCATGGAGGCTTAGTGCGTTCCATTCGTCAACAATTACAAGGCGTCGCTTGGCAACGATGCCAAACGCACTTCATGCGTAATGTCCTGGATGCGACGCCCAAAGGGCTTAAGGACGAAATCTATCCGAGAGTACGCGCAATTCTAGAGGCACCTGATCCAGCCACTGCAAGAATGATGCTTGAACAAACGATCGCAGCATACGAGGAAAAAGCGGCGAAAGCAATGCGGATCCTAGAAGCTGGCTTTGACGATGCTACGGCTGTTCTGAGCCTTCCAGAAACATACCGTAAACGTCTACGGACTACGAACAGCGTTGAGAGGCTGAATGAGGAGGTACGTCGTCGCGAACGCGTCATACGCATCTTTCCAAACCGTGAATCGGTCATTCGACTCATCGGTGCCCTACTCATGGAACAAGACGAGAAATGGGCTGCCGGCAAGAAGTATCTCGATATGGCCGAATACTTAGAATGGCGGGGAAACAGACCAAAGTCCGCTTCTAAAGTGACACGCATTATGTAG
- a CDS encoding transposase, which produces MSRRKWTAEEKMNIVLEGMAPGANISEVCRNHGIAQTLYYRWREAFLQAGLSGLSTGPSAREQQLEKELEEAKKLLGEQAMQIEILRKKTNWGRK; this is translated from the coding sequence ATGTCGAGAAGAAAATGGACAGCCGAAGAAAAAATGAATATCGTCCTGGAGGGAATGGCTCCTGGGGCAAACATCTCCGAGGTATGCCGCAACCACGGCATTGCCCAAACCCTTTATTATCGTTGGCGTGAAGCGTTCCTCCAAGCGGGGCTTTCTGGCCTTTCCACGGGTCCTTCTGCCCGTGAGCAACAGTTGGAGAAAGAGTTGGAGGAGGCAAAGAAACTGCTGGGTGAACAAGCCATGCAGATCGAGATCCTCCGAAAAAAGACGAACTGGGGTCGGAAGTAG
- a CDS encoding UTRA domain-containing protein: protein MPFSTFKSCHKQAEALQVEREEPLLELKRLHLIKDEPIHSETSYYSLRRFPDLDKHIGDSHSTYQILKEVYQIQAVRNTKTISIVNATAEQAEFLNCTQDIPLFEVEKIAFDRKSVPIHYTLSFLPSNKVSFTLTMDSTEDVQMIDE, encoded by the coding sequence CTGCCATTTAGTACATTTAAATCATGCCATAAACAGGCCGAAGCGCTGCAGGTTGAGCGTGAAGAGCCGCTTTTAGAGCTGAAACGACTTCACCTGATAAAAGACGAGCCGATCCACAGCGAGACAAGTTACTACTCGCTGAGGAGATTTCCCGATTTGGACAAGCACATCGGGGATTCCCATTCAACCTATCAGATATTAAAAGAGGTATACCAGATTCAAGCCGTTCGCAATACCAAAACGATCAGTATCGTCAATGCCACTGCAGAGCAGGCGGAGTTTTTAAACTGTACGCAGGACATTCCCTTGTTTGAGGTTGAAAAAATTGCCTTTGATCGAAAAAGTGTTCCGATTCATTATACGCTGTCATTCCTGCCTTCAAACAAGGTGTCATTCACGCTTACGATGGATTCGACCGAAGATGTTCAGATGATAGATGAGTAA
- the smpB gene encoding SsrA-binding protein SmpB produces MSNGKAGTKTVAQNRKARHDYHIEDVYEAGIALTGTEIKSVRAGRVQLKDSFARVENGQVLLHNVHISPYDQGNRFNHEPERTRKLLLHRNEILKLNALTRERGYALVPLSVYLKGGWAKVELALAKGKKNYDKRESLKKRDAQREVERALRERQRM; encoded by the coding sequence ATGTCCAATGGGAAAGCCGGCACGAAGACAGTAGCGCAGAACCGGAAGGCGCGTCACGACTATCATATCGAAGATGTCTACGAAGCAGGCATTGCCCTGACAGGGACGGAGATCAAGTCGGTGCGTGCCGGACGGGTACAGTTGAAAGACAGCTTCGCCCGGGTGGAAAACGGGCAAGTGCTGCTGCACAATGTGCATATCAGTCCCTACGACCAGGGAAACCGCTTTAATCACGAACCGGAGCGCACGCGCAAGCTGTTGCTCCATCGCAACGAAATCCTCAAGCTGAACGCATTGACTCGGGAGAGAGGCTACGCTCTGGTCCCGCTGAGCGTCTATCTGAAAGGCGGCTGGGCCAAAGTGGAGCTGGCGCTGGCTAAAGGGAAGAAGAACTACGACAAGCGGGAGTCGCTCAAGAAGCGGGACGCACAGCGTGAGGTAGAACGCGCCCTGCGCGAGCGGCAAAGGATGTAG
- a CDS encoding biotin transporter BioY, producing the protein MRSHQTKMMILVALFAAITAVCAQISFSIGPVPFTLQVLAISLTGMLLGRRWGTVSVIVYLLLGVMGAPVFAGYQGGLQAIAGKTGGYLLAFIPAVYVIGLILERGKISVWKAFLANLLGLLIIYAIGASHLKLILNLSWEQAFLFGVMPFIIPDLIKIVFASSLGVIILKRLVSAGFPVQTKHMQKNTA; encoded by the coding sequence ATGCGTTCACACCAAACCAAAATGATGATTCTTGTCGCGCTTTTTGCTGCCATTACAGCCGTTTGTGCCCAAATCTCGTTTTCGATCGGACCGGTTCCCTTTACCTTGCAAGTGTTGGCGATCAGCTTGACCGGCATGCTGTTAGGCAGACGCTGGGGAACGGTATCGGTCATCGTCTATCTCTTGTTAGGCGTGATGGGTGCTCCTGTTTTTGCGGGGTATCAAGGCGGGCTGCAAGCCATAGCCGGGAAAACTGGGGGTTATCTGCTTGCCTTTATACCAGCCGTTTATGTGATCGGCTTGATCCTTGAGCGGGGCAAGATTAGCGTGTGGAAAGCGTTTCTTGCCAATCTGCTGGGACTATTGATCATCTATGCGATCGGGGCCTCCCATCTAAAGCTGATTCTGAATCTATCCTGGGAACAAGCTTTCCTGTTTGGCGTCATGCCGTTTATCATTCCTGATCTGATCAAGATTGTGTTCGCTTCCTCGCTCGGTGTCATCATCTTGAAGCGACTTGTATCTGCTGGTTTTCCAGTTCAAACGAAACATATGCAAAAAAACACCGCTTAG
- a CDS encoding N-6 DNA methylase — protein sequence MNEERRVKVGEGTNRFTKEYLETNALVNKTTELNVFANLFNDAKNKYPDIYTNADESLSITDNDCLVEVVKNLEPFSFLGTGDDIKGAVYEVFLKSTLRGDFDQYFTPREIVDFMVRFADPNTGDVFLDPACGSGGFLIQAFNYVNQKIINAPYSEAETKKKFNELVEKCIWGHEADYDLHVLAKINLIMHGDGWNNIYQGDTLSTEKLPHDYFDLILTNPPFTIRYDFKNVLSNYELGLGKDSEELDILFVEKSLKVLKPGGDLYIVLPEGLLNNKVYRYFRKWLLENSYLLCSISLPEGAFIPFGGSVSKTCIIGLRKKDKTNPELNKPNHVFLGRAVEVGYETGKKSYKPNEKNDLDFFLKESKEIFDDIKLSENQGECGWIEQSLISDYRVDANYLLNMIDRKQLHEKFVNLVALEEVCEIRNISISIDKNTEYYYLEVPDISSETGTVSNIRKVKGSEINADSLHLFHPDDILFTRINPRKSRVTIAPPIEGIGVVSKEVYIIALKEGNKYIKPENRFVLLSLLQAEHVKNQIIRLSTGSSSSRARVQPNDLLSDVYVPIPSEEVQKKISDSNYNMMKSYWEVSQNYLKVFVENLNILGSNFNKHNIRSV from the coding sequence ATGAATGAAGAAAGAAGAGTAAAAGTTGGTGAAGGTACGAATCGTTTTACTAAAGAATATCTTGAAACTAATGCTCTTGTTAACAAAACGACTGAACTGAACGTATTTGCGAATTTATTTAACGATGCAAAAAACAAATATCCTGACATATATACTAATGCAGACGAATCGTTGTCAATAACGGATAATGACTGTCTAGTTGAAGTTGTAAAAAACCTAGAGCCATTTTCTTTTTTAGGTACTGGGGATGATATAAAAGGAGCAGTGTATGAGGTTTTCTTAAAGTCAACTCTGCGGGGCGATTTCGATCAATATTTTACGCCAAGAGAAATTGTTGATTTTATGGTAAGATTTGCCGATCCAAATACTGGGGATGTGTTCCTAGATCCTGCATGTGGATCTGGCGGATTTCTTATCCAAGCATTTAATTATGTAAATCAAAAGATAATAAATGCTCCTTATTCTGAAGCAGAAACAAAGAAGAAATTCAACGAATTGGTAGAAAAGTGTATCTGGGGTCATGAAGCTGATTATGATCTACATGTCCTTGCTAAAATTAATTTAATTATGCATGGTGATGGTTGGAATAATATTTATCAAGGTGACACTTTATCCACTGAAAAATTACCACACGACTACTTCGATTTAATTTTAACTAATCCTCCGTTTACCATAAGATATGATTTTAAGAATGTGTTGTCCAATTATGAACTAGGATTAGGAAAAGATAGTGAAGAGCTTGATATATTATTTGTAGAAAAAAGCTTAAAAGTTTTAAAGCCAGGTGGAGACCTTTATATTGTACTACCTGAAGGGTTACTGAATAATAAAGTTTACAGGTATTTTAGAAAATGGTTATTAGAGAATTCTTATTTATTATGTTCAATAAGTCTGCCAGAGGGTGCGTTTATACCGTTCGGCGGATCAGTCTCTAAGACATGCATTATTGGACTTAGGAAAAAAGATAAGACTAATCCTGAATTAAACAAGCCCAATCATGTTTTTCTTGGAAGGGCAGTTGAAGTCGGATATGAAACAGGAAAAAAATCTTATAAACCTAATGAAAAAAATGATCTGGATTTCTTTTTGAAAGAATCTAAAGAAATATTCGATGACATAAAACTCTCTGAGAACCAAGGTGAATGTGGCTGGATCGAACAATCTCTAATTAGTGATTATAGGGTAGATGCAAACTACCTTCTAAATATGATTGACCGCAAACAGTTGCATGAGAAATTTGTAAATCTCGTTGCCTTGGAAGAGGTATGTGAAATTAGAAACATATCGATTTCAATTGATAAAAATACAGAGTATTATTATTTGGAAGTTCCTGATATTTCTTCGGAAACTGGTACGGTTAGTAATATTCGCAAGGTAAAGGGGAGTGAAATTAATGCTGATTCACTTCACCTATTTCATCCTGATGATATATTATTTACTAGAATTAATCCTCGTAAGAGCAGGGTAACAATTGCTCCGCCTATAGAAGGTATTGGAGTAGTATCGAAAGAGGTATATATCATTGCTCTGAAAGAAGGTAATAAATATATAAAGCCTGAAAATCGCTTCGTACTACTCTCGTTATTACAAGCCGAACATGTAAAGAATCAAATTATTCGACTATCTACTGGTTCTTCTTCATCTAGGGCGAGAGTGCAACCAAATGATCTTTTAAGTGATGTGTACGTACCAATTCCGAGTGAAGAAGTCCAAAAGAAAATTAGTGATAGTAACTATAACATGATGAAATCATATTGGGAAGTTTCACAGAATTATTTGAAAGTGTTTGTTGAAAATTTAAATATTTTAGGTTCTAATTTTAATAAACACAACATCCGTTCAGTTTGA
- a CDS encoding GntR family transcriptional regulator, whose translation MKLNKTSLKPLYEQLMDAIKKDINEGVYSIGAQLPAETELCEKYGVSRITTRRAITELVEQGILRKLHGKGTFVTSNKLKRELIAVNGFTEFLLQSGKDPHIRILSKKVVPASWRQAEVYLASRKCTAWQLKMHTCQPGYHRFISESL comes from the coding sequence ATGAAATTAAATAAAACGAGTTTAAAACCGTTATATGAACAGTTGATGGATGCGATAAAAAAAGACATCAATGAAGGGGTATACAGCATCGGCGCTCAATTGCCGGCAGAGACCGAATTATGTGAAAAGTACGGGGTCAGTCGGATCACAACAAGAAGGGCGATAACAGAACTGGTTGAACAGGGAATCCTGCGAAAGCTGCATGGCAAAGGGACATTTGTTACTAGCAATAAGTTAAAGCGCGAACTGATTGCCGTCAATGGATTCACAGAATTCCTGTTGCAGTCAGGAAAAGACCCCCATATCCGCATCTTGTCGAAAAAAGTGGTTCCCGCGTCTTGGCGGCAGGCCGAAGTGTATTTGGCAAGTAGAAAATGTACCGCTTGGCAATTAAAAATGCACACTTGCCAACCAGGGTATCATCGATTCATCAGTGAATCCTTATGA